The following proteins are encoded in a genomic region of Spirosoma sp. SC4-14:
- a CDS encoding FAD-binding protein, translating to MMKKEYIGYQLQDFHTEHARYFQEAILPLATHIHTALSDSPFPLSALPPFSAASYLEAEGHTDLENGYTKATDGSIHVAVRTYMPHVTPPMWDWWFGWHGCQNSRYKLWHPKAHVSAHWEDGRDDIVYIGRNSIIKEYIGDELLDAAIQFKSPTEFGFSSETINHPEKVVYICARLGHPTLPVDYGYLVHQIRAVEGGSEMRSRFWVGGRYVNVRKTGVLAELASDFLRKVRSLPKNFAPDLLKHCSEEMTHLAAFLPDLYAEFRTKPEGLQLAGTITKRNDPVFDKLVMNTLFNKIDPGKRPEMVVEPKSVQDIIATLTYARATGKKITVCSGGHSFSANHLRDNSILILMKHFNSYEINADTMTAKAGPGVGGSVLMLELYKHNLFFPAGHCKGVCIGGYLLQGGYGWNGRKLGIACQSVIGLDIITADGELVHANTEQHSDLFWAARGAGPGFFGIVICFHLKLYPLPKYRAIIAHNFSIKHLEDVYTWAYEVGPTILKAVEFQMIMSNNMLNLLGPGIEAIAPIFADTKDEYEEAMAFMKNSPIKNKAVIATPAFNPGIDMLYKTTMTHYPEDQYWGVDNMWTHAPLDDLMPFIKEIARTLPPEPSHFLWLNWHPGHLATDMAYSNEDNIYLALYATWKNADDTARFGDWAANMMRQMAHLSTGIQLADEGLHKRTAPFLSDSHLKKVQEIRAQRDPKGLFYEWHSRPAIT from the coding sequence ATGATGAAAAAAGAGTACATAGGCTATCAATTACAGGATTTCCATACCGAACATGCCCGGTACTTTCAAGAAGCCATTCTACCACTGGCAACTCACATACATACTGCCTTAAGCGATTCTCCCTTTCCGCTGAGTGCCTTACCGCCATTTTCGGCAGCAAGCTATCTGGAGGCTGAGGGCCATACCGACCTGGAAAATGGCTATACGAAAGCTACCGACGGAAGTATTCATGTTGCCGTCCGAACCTATATGCCTCATGTAACTCCTCCAATGTGGGACTGGTGGTTTGGCTGGCATGGTTGCCAAAACAGCCGCTACAAACTGTGGCATCCTAAGGCCCATGTGAGCGCCCACTGGGAAGATGGCCGGGACGATATAGTCTACATTGGTCGCAATTCGATCATCAAAGAATATATTGGCGATGAGTTGCTGGATGCGGCTATCCAGTTTAAATCACCAACCGAATTTGGATTCTCTTCCGAAACCATTAATCACCCCGAAAAAGTCGTTTATATCTGCGCCCGGCTTGGGCATCCTACACTGCCAGTCGACTATGGTTACCTTGTTCATCAGATTCGTGCCGTAGAAGGCGGCTCCGAAATGCGCTCGCGTTTCTGGGTAGGTGGTCGGTATGTCAACGTCCGCAAAACCGGTGTGCTGGCTGAACTAGCCTCCGATTTCCTCCGCAAAGTCCGGTCGCTGCCCAAAAACTTCGCGCCCGATTTGTTAAAACATTGTTCGGAGGAGATGACTCATCTGGCCGCTTTTTTACCCGATCTCTACGCCGAATTCAGAACGAAACCCGAAGGGCTCCAGCTTGCAGGTACCATTACGAAACGTAACGATCCTGTATTCGACAAGTTGGTTATGAACACCTTGTTCAATAAAATCGACCCCGGCAAACGCCCCGAGATGGTAGTTGAGCCTAAAAGCGTGCAGGATATTATTGCCACGCTTACATATGCCCGAGCTACCGGCAAAAAAATCACCGTTTGTTCGGGAGGCCATAGCTTCAGCGCCAACCACCTGCGCGACAACAGTATTCTGATTTTGATGAAGCATTTTAATAGCTACGAAATCAATGCCGACACCATGACGGCCAAAGCTGGTCCGGGCGTTGGAGGCAGTGTATTGATGCTCGAACTGTATAAACACAATTTATTTTTCCCGGCTGGTCACTGCAAAGGCGTTTGTATTGGTGGCTACCTGTTGCAGGGGGGCTACGGCTGGAACGGTCGGAAGTTAGGGATTGCCTGCCAAAGCGTGATTGGTCTGGATATTATTACGGCCGATGGCGAACTTGTTCATGCCAATACCGAACAACATTCGGATCTGTTCTGGGCGGCTCGTGGTGCTGGTCCCGGCTTCTTTGGTATTGTGATCTGCTTCCACTTGAAGCTGTATCCATTGCCCAAATACCGAGCCATTATTGCCCACAACTTTAGCATAAAGCACCTCGAAGATGTGTATACTTGGGCATATGAAGTAGGCCCTACGATTCTAAAAGCCGTAGAATTTCAGATGATTATGAGCAACAATATGCTCAATTTGCTCGGACCGGGTATTGAAGCTATTGCGCCTATTTTTGCCGACACGAAGGATGAGTATGAAGAAGCGATGGCCTTTATGAAAAACAGCCCAATCAAAAATAAGGCGGTTATTGCCACGCCCGCCTTCAATCCGGGCATCGACATGCTGTATAAAACCACTATGACCCATTACCCGGAAGACCAGTATTGGGGCGTCGATAATATGTGGACACACGCTCCGCTCGACGATCTGATGCCTTTTATCAAAGAAATTGCGCGAACCCTCCCTCCCGAGCCGTCGCATTTTTTGTGGCTGAACTGGCACCCTGGTCATCTGGCGACGGACATGGCTTATTCGAACGAAGATAACATTTATCTGGCTTTATACGCTACCTGGAAAAATGCCGACGATACGGCCAGATTCGGCGACTGGGCTGCCAATATGATGCGGCAAATGGCGCATTTATCGACCGGAATTCAGCTAGCCGATGAAGGGTTACACAAACGCACGGCTCCGTTTTTGTCGGATAGTCATTTGAAAAAAGTCCAGGAAATCAGAGCTCAGCGGGATCCGAAGGGTTTGTTTTATGAGTGGCACAGCCGCCCGGCCATAACATGA
- a CDS encoding response regulator: MNTDTPIILIDGDEDDQLMLKPILQEIAPQYPILIFNDGQQAFDYLKTTTDRPFMIISEISLRLIDGLELRRQIEADQSLKKRAIPFIFFTHPVYQNLVEEAYELTIQGFFEKQSNLTSMRRQLEAIIAYWSNCLHPNRYVED, translated from the coding sequence ATGAACACAGATACCCCCATTATTTTAATTGATGGAGACGAGGATGATCAACTGATGTTAAAGCCAATTCTTCAGGAAATTGCCCCTCAGTATCCGATCCTTATTTTTAACGACGGCCAGCAAGCTTTTGATTATCTGAAAACAACAACCGATCGACCGTTTATGATCATCTCTGAGATTAGTCTTCGGCTCATAGATGGACTGGAACTTCGGCGCCAAATTGAAGCCGATCAATCGCTAAAAAAGCGGGCGATTCCTTTTATCTTTTTCACCCATCCAGTTTATCAGAATCTGGTAGAAGAAGCTTACGAGCTAACCATTCAGGGCTTTTTTGAAAAGCAATCCAATCTTACCAGCATGCGCAGGCAGTTAGAAGCGATCATTGCCTATTGGTCAAACTGTCTGCATCCTAACCGTTATGTAGAAGATTAA
- a CDS encoding DoxX family protein codes for MQFVQPTPATSWTVNSATLWLRLGLGIAMIPHGYDKLTHFAEYQDSFMSFLGLSSPVSLALAIGAEFFCSILLMLGLLTRLVLIPLIITAFVIVFVAHEGDIAGDGSAGFLLLIGYLTSLLLGPGAFSLDDILFKERGKNE; via the coding sequence ATGCAATTCGTACAACCCACTCCTGCTACATCCTGGACCGTAAACAGTGCTACCCTATGGTTACGTTTGGGGCTGGGCATCGCCATGATTCCCCACGGCTACGACAAACTAACCCACTTTGCTGAGTATCAGGATTCTTTTATGAGTTTTCTGGGCCTGAGCAGCCCCGTTTCGCTGGCGCTGGCTATTGGAGCAGAGTTTTTCTGCTCTATCCTGCTGATGCTGGGTCTATTGACGCGGCTGGTGCTAATTCCCTTGATTATTACTGCGTTTGTCATTGTTTTTGTAGCACACGAGGGCGATATAGCAGGCGATGGGTCGGCTGGTTTTTTATTGCTGATCGGTTACCTAACCAGTTTGTTGCTTGGTCCCGGAGCGTTTAGTCTGGATGATATCCTGTTTAAAGAACGGGGCAAGAACGAATAG
- the cobA gene encoding uroporphyrinogen-III C-methyltransferase, which produces MKLTLVGAGPGDPDLITVKGIRALQQADVVMYDALVHPELLDHCRPDALKVYVGKRRGAYSCMQEDINPLIVHYARQYGHVVRLKGGDSFVFGRGYEEIEFARQHGIETAVVPGISSSYAVPAAAGIPLTTRGISESFWVVTGTTKAGQLSSDLQLAAQSSATVVVLMGMHKLAEIMGVFIGLGKDEVPVAIIQNGTLADERTVIGTVQTICNRVDESGIGNPAIIVVGEVAQLGATDFVALEKQHSANC; this is translated from the coding sequence ATGAAATTAACCCTCGTAGGTGCCGGTCCCGGCGATCCGGATTTAATAACCGTAAAAGGCATTCGGGCATTGCAGCAGGCCGATGTTGTGATGTATGATGCGCTGGTCCATCCCGAACTACTCGACCACTGCCGTCCTGATGCGCTGAAAGTATATGTCGGGAAACGGCGGGGTGCGTATTCCTGTATGCAGGAAGATATCAATCCACTCATCGTTCACTATGCCCGTCAGTATGGGCATGTAGTGCGACTAAAAGGTGGCGACTCATTTGTGTTCGGGCGGGGCTATGAAGAAATCGAATTTGCCCGCCAGCATGGTATTGAAACGGCCGTCGTGCCCGGTATTTCGAGCAGCTATGCAGTACCAGCCGCTGCCGGTATTCCATTAACAACGCGTGGTATTTCAGAAAGCTTTTGGGTGGTTACGGGTACTACCAAAGCCGGGCAGCTTTCGTCGGATCTTCAACTGGCGGCCCAATCGTCGGCAACGGTTGTAGTGCTCATGGGTATGCACAAGCTGGCCGAAATTATGGGCGTTTTCATTGGGCTTGGCAAAGACGAAGTGCCGGTTGCCATTATTCAGAACGGCACACTAGCCGACGAACGAACTGTTATTGGCACTGTTCAGACTATTTGCAATAGAGTTGATGAATCGGGGATCGGCAATCCAGCCATTATTGTGGTGGGTGAGGTTGCCCAACTGGGTGCTACCGACTTCGTTGCGCTGGAAAAACAGCATTCGGCCAATTGCTAA
- a CDS encoding TonB-dependent receptor yields MDRLRLYFIVSFLLLVILAEGQQLPTNLTNKGQLSGILTDSTTRQPAPFATVALLSEAGTIISGQTTTETGHFAFTGLAIGTYGLQITYVGYQSRTLRNITISVTQPVRSLGNIVLHSESRQLNEVRVSTQKALIEEKSDRLVYNAGSDITNKGGTAVDVLRKAPMLTVDVSGNVQIRGSSSIKVLLNGRPSGLLARNLSEALKMIPANTIQSVEVITSPAARYDAEGAGGVINIITKKQLKGSNGSLDVTAGNYVQSLGGSYGFKREKFGLTFSGNTNAEREKSIIETTRTSLANGQPAGELFQRISANNIHPGWFGDLSMEYAFDTLNRVNLSVSSWGGAWPTSNTGYYRFRNAENIVTQEYNQVVDQQNPFGNIEWNLGYTRTFRKPKQELSVLGQYSYTFDNSRYASDQFSLTDEPLYRETSTNRSHNPQWTWQIDYVHPFSRSGQQVFEVGAKMVRRDVSSTYDVYTSQPENVALLSLSADRSNTFTYDQQVAAGYASLKLVNRTFWTLQLGTRLENTTMSGQFIHTISPFRAQFNNFIPSVILSKQLSEQQSIKVTYTQRISRPMIWDLNPYVNASDPKNRMAGNPQLRPELAHLAEISYSLTTKKGTYLNLALYRRQTDNSIDDVRTVDTSGVSLTTRQNVARNDRTGLNVNAAGQLGRNLKLNGGGEFYYAHFNSPALQVQNSGWLWQLTLNLAYQLPRQYTVQANGIYSTGWVLLQGKNSAWYDYSLALRKEFWDKKANLTLGVNNPFTYPFRQQNDSQSSTFRAHTANQYFTRSVKLTFSWQFGQVRASHDEPVRKITNDDARAK; encoded by the coding sequence ATGGACAGACTACGACTCTATTTTATCGTTTCCTTTCTGCTACTGGTAATTCTGGCAGAAGGGCAGCAATTACCCACAAATTTAACCAACAAAGGACAGCTATCAGGCATACTGACCGATTCTACCACCCGTCAGCCCGCGCCATTTGCAACGGTAGCGCTCCTGTCGGAAGCCGGAACAATTATAAGCGGCCAAACCACCACCGAAACCGGACACTTTGCGTTTACGGGTCTGGCAATCGGTACCTACGGTCTGCAAATCACCTACGTCGGCTACCAGTCCCGAACCCTGAGGAACATTACGATTTCCGTTACTCAACCCGTTCGTAGCTTAGGAAACATAGTGCTTCACTCCGAAAGCCGTCAACTGAACGAGGTTCGGGTCAGTACTCAAAAAGCCCTGATTGAAGAAAAATCCGACCGGCTGGTCTACAACGCAGGTAGCGACATCACCAACAAAGGCGGTACAGCGGTCGATGTATTACGCAAAGCGCCCATGCTGACCGTCGATGTGTCGGGTAATGTTCAGATTCGGGGGAGTTCGAGCATTAAAGTGTTGCTGAACGGTCGGCCATCAGGCTTGCTGGCCCGCAATCTGAGCGAAGCCCTAAAGATGATCCCGGCCAACACGATTCAGTCGGTCGAAGTGATTACCAGTCCGGCGGCCCGCTACGATGCCGAAGGGGCGGGTGGCGTCATCAACATTATCACCAAAAAACAGTTGAAAGGTTCCAATGGTAGCCTGGACGTAACGGCGGGCAATTACGTTCAGTCGCTGGGCGGCAGCTATGGGTTTAAGCGCGAAAAATTTGGCCTGACGTTTTCGGGCAATACCAATGCCGAACGCGAAAAGAGTATCATTGAAACGACCCGTACATCGCTGGCGAATGGCCAGCCTGCCGGAGAATTGTTTCAGCGAATCAGTGCCAATAACATCCATCCGGGCTGGTTCGGCGATTTGAGCATGGAATATGCCTTCGACACGCTGAACCGGGTCAACCTGTCGGTCAGCAGTTGGGGTGGTGCCTGGCCCACATCCAATACGGGCTACTATCGTTTCAGAAACGCCGAAAACATAGTTACGCAGGAATATAACCAGGTGGTCGATCAGCAGAACCCGTTTGGCAATATTGAATGGAACCTGGGCTATACCCGCACCTTTCGCAAGCCGAAGCAGGAACTCAGTGTGCTGGGTCAGTATAGCTACACGTTCGATAACTCCCGTTATGCCAGCGACCAGTTCAGCCTGACCGATGAGCCTCTTTACCGGGAGACGAGCACGAACCGCAGCCATAACCCCCAATGGACCTGGCAGATCGATTATGTTCATCCGTTTTCGCGCAGTGGGCAGCAGGTGTTTGAAGTGGGAGCGAAAATGGTCCGTCGGGATGTGAGTAGTACGTACGACGTATACACCAGCCAGCCCGAAAACGTTGCCCTGTTGAGCCTCAGCGCCGACCGGTCTAATACGTTCACGTATGATCAGCAGGTGGCTGCGGGTTATGCCTCCCTAAAACTGGTAAACCGAACGTTCTGGACACTTCAACTGGGTACCCGCCTGGAAAACACCACCATGAGCGGTCAGTTCATACACACTATCTCTCCGTTTCGGGCGCAGTTCAACAACTTCATTCCAAGCGTCATTCTGTCGAAGCAACTTTCAGAACAGCAATCGATTAAAGTGACTTATACACAACGGATTTCCCGACCGATGATCTGGGATCTGAATCCGTATGTTAATGCCAGCGACCCCAAAAACCGGATGGCCGGTAATCCGCAGCTTCGCCCGGAACTGGCCCATCTGGCCGAAATCTCCTACAGCCTGACAACTAAAAAAGGCACCTACCTCAACCTCGCTCTGTACCGCCGACAAACCGATAACTCCATCGATGATGTACGGACCGTCGATACATCGGGCGTATCGCTAACTACCCGACAGAACGTGGCCCGCAATGACCGGACGGGATTGAATGTCAACGCAGCCGGGCAATTAGGCCGAAACTTGAAGCTGAACGGTGGAGGTGAGTTTTATTACGCCCATTTCAACAGCCCGGCCTTACAGGTGCAGAACTCCGGCTGGCTCTGGCAGTTGACACTCAATCTGGCTTACCAGTTACCCCGCCAATACACTGTTCAGGCTAATGGTATTTACAGTACAGGATGGGTGCTGTTGCAGGGCAAAAATTCGGCCTGGTACGATTACAGCCTGGCGCTTCGCAAAGAGTTCTGGGATAAAAAAGCCAATCTAACGCTGGGTGTGAACAACCCGTTCACCTATCCCTTCCGTCAGCAGAACGATTCGCAGTCGAGTACGTTCCGGGCACATACCGCTAATCAATACTTCACCCGCTCGGTCAAACTAACCTTTAGCTGGCAGTTTGGGCAGGTCCGCGCCAGCCACGACGAGCCCGTCCGGAAAATAACCAACGACGATGCCCGAGCGAAATAA
- a CDS encoding DUF1801 domain-containing protein, with protein sequence MTPTKPTTIDEYIAGFPEAIQLLLEQIRATIKTAAPEAEEAIAYAMPTFRLNGNLVHFAAYKHHIGFYPAPAGIEAFKKQLANFKGAKGSVQFPLDQPIPLQLISDIVNYRVAQNTAGKKAKK encoded by the coding sequence ATGACACCCACTAAACCCACCACAATTGACGAATACATTGCTGGCTTTCCAGAAGCGATCCAACTCCTGCTTGAGCAGATTCGGGCTACAATAAAAACAGCCGCGCCGGAGGCTGAAGAAGCGATTGCCTATGCCATGCCAACGTTCAGACTAAACGGCAATCTGGTTCATTTCGCTGCATATAAACATCATATTGGGTTTTATCCAGCTCCAGCCGGAATTGAAGCGTTTAAGAAGCAGCTTGCTAATTTCAAAGGCGCGAAAGGCTCCGTACAATTCCCGCTCGATCAGCCCATACCGTTACAACTCATCAGCGACATCGTAAACTATAGAGTTGCCCAAAATACGGCAGGTAAAAAAGCAAAGAAGTAG
- a CDS encoding nitrite/sulfite reductase: MPIHLTDNVSEAARRDILDLEQKINSFQSGSIADEAFRKFRLTRGVYGQRQPGVQMIRIKLPHGRITADQLTRIADLSDQYATGNLHATTRQDIQLHFVKLADSPQLWADLEDAGITLKEACGNTVRNVTGSARAGVDPLEPFDITPYAYSIFDYFLRNPICQDMGRKFKIAVSSSEKDSAYAYMHDVGLIPRIQDGKRGFKVLLGGGLGAQPFSAQTAFEFLDEERIIPFIEGVIRVFDRYGERQKRHKARMKYLLNDIGLEELLRRVEEETLALKNKTFTVNDLPFTVSHPKLASSDNRIPKSDNPKFDIWLKTNVFEQKQAGWYAVQLRVLLGDMSSDTARALAQVVKQYAADDIRVTVNQGYLLRFVRPENLPALFEALDTLGLADPGFDTTADITTCPGTDTCNLAISSSYGITRALERMMHDEFPDLVFNDDIKIKISGCMNGCGQHSVANIGYHGSSLKNGAYVLPALQVLLGGGFNGKGEGLIADKVIKIPTKRGPDSLRVLLRDYETNGFDGEYYSDYYARQGKNYFYQLLKPLADLKTLVDSDYIDWDHTERYVTEVGIGECASVLIDLVATTLTEASEKLGWAREALEESRWADALYHAYNVFITGAKAGLMSRDVPTNTQHGIVNDFDKTFLGETDFHQTEGEFKALVFSINKEEPSEAFARRFVAQADAFLQAVQAFRETQIELEGLPELQELTQAQDS; encoded by the coding sequence ATGCCTATTCATCTAACCGATAATGTAAGCGAGGCCGCTCGACGCGACATTCTGGATCTGGAACAGAAAATCAATTCGTTTCAATCGGGAAGCATTGCTGACGAAGCTTTCCGTAAGTTTCGGCTTACACGGGGAGTTTATGGCCAGCGGCAACCGGGCGTACAAATGATTCGGATTAAACTGCCACACGGTCGGATAACAGCCGATCAACTCACCCGGATCGCCGATCTTTCGGATCAGTATGCAACAGGCAATCTGCACGCAACGACTCGTCAGGACATTCAGTTGCACTTCGTAAAGCTGGCCGATTCGCCCCAGTTGTGGGCCGATCTGGAAGATGCGGGTATTACGCTAAAAGAAGCCTGCGGAAATACCGTTCGGAACGTAACGGGTTCAGCCCGCGCTGGTGTCGATCCGCTGGAGCCTTTCGACATCACTCCTTATGCATATTCTATTTTCGACTATTTCCTGCGCAATCCGATCTGCCAGGATATGGGCCGGAAATTTAAAATAGCCGTTTCGTCCAGCGAAAAAGACTCTGCCTATGCCTATATGCACGATGTTGGTCTGATTCCGCGCATTCAGGACGGTAAACGTGGGTTTAAAGTACTGCTGGGTGGTGGTCTGGGCGCTCAGCCATTCTCTGCACAAACGGCTTTCGAGTTTCTGGACGAAGAACGAATTATACCGTTTATTGAAGGGGTGATTCGTGTGTTCGACCGCTATGGTGAACGGCAGAAACGCCATAAAGCCCGGATGAAGTATCTGCTTAACGATATTGGTCTGGAAGAACTTCTCCGCCGGGTTGAAGAAGAAACACTGGCTCTGAAGAATAAAACGTTTACGGTCAATGACTTGCCGTTTACGGTATCGCATCCTAAACTAGCTTCTTCGGATAACCGTATACCAAAAAGCGACAACCCAAAATTCGACATCTGGCTTAAAACCAATGTTTTTGAACAGAAACAGGCTGGCTGGTATGCGGTGCAACTGCGGGTGTTGCTTGGCGATATGAGTTCCGATACGGCCCGTGCTCTGGCGCAGGTTGTGAAGCAATATGCAGCCGACGACATTCGCGTTACGGTCAATCAGGGGTATCTGCTTCGCTTTGTCCGCCCAGAAAATCTTCCCGCTTTGTTTGAAGCACTGGACACTCTCGGTTTGGCCGACCCTGGTTTCGATACAACCGCCGATATTACAACCTGTCCTGGCACCGATACCTGCAATCTGGCGATTTCGAGCAGTTACGGGATTACTCGGGCACTAGAACGCATGATGCATGATGAATTTCCGGATCTGGTCTTTAACGACGACATCAAGATCAAGATTTCGGGCTGCATGAACGGTTGTGGTCAGCACTCGGTAGCCAATATCGGTTATCATGGATCATCGCTGAAAAACGGGGCTTATGTGCTACCCGCGCTTCAGGTACTGCTAGGTGGCGGTTTCAACGGCAAAGGCGAAGGACTGATTGCCGACAAAGTCATCAAAATTCCGACCAAACGTGGTCCTGATTCGCTTCGGGTTTTATTGCGCGATTACGAAACCAACGGCTTCGATGGCGAATATTACAGCGACTACTACGCCCGGCAGGGGAAAAATTACTTCTACCAGCTACTAAAACCACTAGCCGACCTGAAAACTCTGGTCGACAGTGATTATATCGACTGGGACCATACCGAACGCTACGTTACGGAAGTGGGGATTGGCGAATGCGCCAGTGTGCTGATCGATCTGGTAGCGACTACGCTTACCGAAGCCAGCGAAAAACTTGGCTGGGCACGCGAAGCTCTTGAAGAAAGTCGCTGGGCCGACGCTCTTTATCATGCGTATAATGTGTTTATTACAGGAGCAAAGGCGGGTTTGATGAGCCGCGATGTGCCAACCAATACACAGCATGGTATTGTGAACGATTTCGACAAAACATTCCTGGGCGAAACTGATTTTCACCAGACCGAAGGCGAATTTAAAGCCCTGGTATTCAGCATTAACAAGGAAGAGCCTTCTGAAGCGTTTGCCCGTCGTTTCGTTGCTCAGGCCGACGCTTTCCTGCAAGCCGTCCAGGCTTTCCGCGAAACGCAAATCGAGTTGGAAGGTCTACCCGAACTCCAGGAACTAACCCAGGCGCAGGATAGCTAA
- a CDS encoding LytTR family DNA-binding domain-containing protein has product MPNPLRCLLIDDEQAAHYVLQHYIEQVDQLTLVGNCYDALEAINFLHRHPVDLLFLDINMPQINGLQLLQTLANPPRVIFTTAYSEFALESYEYGVVDYLLKPIEFPRFLKAIDKVVTTETEKQPVQLPAVPEQSLVAKVDADWIRITFSDLEYIQSWGNYVKLFTTQQVYVASMTMTEVERRLPSDQFIRVHKSYLVPLARIRRMSGNEVLIGETTLPVGLTYRRELIERLKG; this is encoded by the coding sequence ATGCCCAACCCGTTGCGGTGTTTACTTATTGATGACGAACAGGCTGCTCACTATGTATTGCAGCACTACATCGAGCAGGTCGATCAGTTGACGCTGGTGGGCAATTGCTATGATGCGCTGGAAGCGATTAATTTTTTACACCGCCATCCGGTCGATTTACTGTTTCTGGACATTAATATGCCGCAAATCAATGGGTTGCAACTGCTGCAAACGTTAGCCAATCCACCCCGCGTCATTTTCACTACGGCCTATTCGGAGTTTGCGCTGGAAAGTTACGAGTACGGTGTGGTCGATTATTTGTTGAAACCCATCGAATTTCCCCGATTTTTGAAAGCGATTGACAAAGTCGTGACAACAGAGACGGAAAAACAACCGGTCCAACTTCCGGCTGTTCCCGAACAATCGCTGGTGGCGAAAGTAGACGCCGACTGGATTCGGATTACCTTTAGCGATCTGGAGTACATTCAGAGCTGGGGTAATTACGTCAAGCTCTTTACAACACAACAGGTTTATGTAGCGTCGATGACCATGACCGAAGTAGAGCGTCGGTTACCCTCCGACCAATTCATCCGGGTGCATAAATCCTACCTGGTTCCCCTGGCCAGGATACGCCGGATGAGCGGCAACGAAGTTTTGATCGGTGAGACCACCCTGCCAGTTGGGCTAACCTATCGCCGGGAGCTGATCGAGCGCCTGAAAGGGTAA
- a CDS encoding histidine kinase translates to MSWFNKSGKQKVWLREVLAFVFLFILMSLNSWNRLTSWNDLGRALLFFLTLYGQAQFHRFVLFPLFFSHQIKRYIVWTVPALVVGSFLVYGANHWLYPETCPIEEWRETGLFLLATYLVSLMVLVGVFLIQRFYQQQQQRHTDQLLHQDEQIRFLHAQLNPHFFFNTLNNLYGISLHEPSRMPDLLMQLSKLMRYQVESSRRSWVSLQQEIEFITSYVTLEQERLGKRCQISYRYPTDEYQLQIYQLAPLLLMPLVENAFKHGTGDIKGCFVQITLQLKNNRLLLSIENSLSSHRFNGTSTGLGLQNTRQRLDMLYPEKHRLVLTQEPDRYITQLEIQLATRADAQPVAVFTY, encoded by the coding sequence ATGAGCTGGTTTAACAAGAGCGGAAAGCAAAAAGTCTGGCTGCGGGAAGTGTTGGCCTTTGTCTTTCTGTTTATTCTGATGTCGCTCAATTCCTGGAATCGGCTTACTTCCTGGAATGATCTGGGGCGGGCGCTGCTCTTTTTTCTGACGCTGTACGGGCAGGCTCAGTTTCACCGCTTTGTCTTATTCCCGCTTTTTTTTAGCCACCAGATTAAGCGATACATTGTCTGGACGGTTCCGGCGCTGGTGGTGGGGAGTTTTCTGGTGTATGGCGCAAATCACTGGCTCTATCCCGAAACCTGTCCGATTGAAGAATGGCGCGAGACAGGTCTTTTTCTGCTGGCTACCTATCTGGTCAGCCTGATGGTACTTGTTGGTGTTTTTCTTATTCAGCGATTTTATCAGCAACAGCAGCAACGCCATACCGACCAGTTGCTGCATCAGGACGAGCAAATTCGGTTTTTGCACGCCCAGCTTAATCCGCACTTCTTTTTCAACACGCTTAATAACCTCTATGGAATCAGCCTGCATGAACCCAGCCGGATGCCCGATTTGCTGATGCAGTTATCGAAACTGATGCGGTATCAGGTCGAGAGCAGCCGTCGGTCGTGGGTATCGCTTCAGCAGGAGATCGAATTTATTACCAGCTACGTTACGCTGGAGCAGGAGCGGCTGGGAAAGCGTTGCCAGATCAGCTATCGGTACCCTACCGACGAGTATCAACTGCAAATCTACCAGTTGGCTCCGCTGCTGCTGATGCCGTTGGTCGAAAATGCGTTTAAACACGGCACGGGCGACATCAAAGGCTGTTTTGTGCAGATCACCCTGCAATTGAAGAACAACCGGCTGCTGCTGTCGATTGAAAACTCGCTTTCGAGTCACAGGTTCAACGGCACATCTACCGGCCTGGGCTTACAGAATACCCGACAACGACTGGATATGCTGTATCCCGAAAAACATCGGTTGGTCTTAACCCAGGAACCTGACCGCTACATCACCCAGTTAGAAATCCAGCTAGCCACCCGAGCCGATGCCCAACCCGTTGCGGTGTTTACTTATTGA